In one window of Echeneis naucrates chromosome 17, fEcheNa1.1, whole genome shotgun sequence DNA:
- the proca gene encoding vitamin K-dependent protein C — protein MSRLVLCVSVVAALWSASVLSLSVFSDAPEAHMLLRSRRANSFLEELKPASMERECVEERCDFEEAREIFETREATLEFWTVYTDGNQCNSNLCVNGTCVDLFQAYACRCNSGYEGKHCDYTQTATNCSEDNGGCDHDCTESRDRLSRSCSCVGGYKLHDDSRKCVPKGHSSCGQLLIGRSSYTKPMDGLLPWMVGGEVGKKGESPWQVLLLNAKGEFHCGGVLIDENWVLTAAHCLDNSLRFRVRLGDYERHRLEGSEVTLKVIKYFKHPDYNSRTVDNDIALLRLETPAPFSEYIIPICLPSRELAERVLHLNGTTTVVSGWGKDNLDSTQFSSALNVIKIPLVSHSVCAQKMTNNISNNVLCAGILGQRMDACEGDSGGPMVTLYRDTWFLVGLVSWGEGCGLEDKLGIYTKVSNYNEWMDRVRGDWDRSNTAPL, from the exons ATGTCCCGCCTggtgctctgtgtgtctgtggtcgCCGCTCTGTGGTCGGCCTCGGTGCTCAGCCTCTCAG TCTTCTCAGACGCCCCGGAGGCCCACATGCTGCTCCGCTCCCGCCGGGCGAACTCCTTCCTGGAGGAGCTGAAACCCGCCTCGATGGAGCGTGAATGTGTGGAGGAAAGGTGTGACTTCGAAGAAGCCAGAGAGATTTTTGAAACCAGAGAAGCCACA CTGGAGTTCTGGACAGTGTACACAG ATGGGAACCAGTGTAACTCCAACCTGTGTGTCAACGGAACCTGTGTGGATCTGTTTCAGGCCTACGCCTGCCGCTGTAACAGCGGCTACGAGGGCAAACACTGTGACTaca ctcaaACAGCCACCAACTGCTCTGAGGATAACGGCGGCTGTGACCACGACTGTACGGAGAGCAGGGACAGGCTGAGCcggagctgcagctgtgtgggCGGATACAAACTGCACGACGACTCCAGGAAGTGCGTTCCCAAag GCCACTCGTCCTGCGGTCAGCTGCTGATTGGCCGGTCGTCGTACACCAAACCAATGGACGGTCTGCTGCCATGGATGgtgggaggggaggtggggaaGAAGGGAGAGAGCCCCTGGCAG gTGCTGTTGCTCAACGCCAAAGGAGAGTTTCACTGCGGCGGCGTCCTGATCGATGAGAACTGGGTGCTGACGGCCGCTCACTGCCTGGACAACAGCCTCAGGTTCAGAGTACGGCTCG GTGACTACGAGCGTCACCGCCTGGAAGGTTCAGAAGTGACCCTGAAGGTCATCAAGTACTTCAAACACCCCGACTACAACAGCAGGACGGTGGACAACGACATCGCCCTGCTGCGCCTGGAGACCCCCGCCCCGTTCTCCGAGTACATCATCCCCATCTGCCTGCCGAGCCGCGAGCTGGCCGAGCGGGTGCTCCACCTCAACGGCACCACCACCGTGGTGAGCGGCTGGGGCAAAGACAACCTGGACAGCACCCAGTTCAGCTCGGCGCTGAACGTCATCAAGATCCCGCTGGTCAGCCACAGCGTCTGCGCCCAGAAGATGACCAACAACATCTCCAACAACGTCCTCTGCGCCGGGATCCTGGGACAGAGGATGGACGCCTGCGAGGGCGACAGCGGAGGACCCATGGTCACTCTGTACCGAGACACCTGGTTCCTGGTCGGTCTGGTGTCCTGGGGCGAGGGCTGCGGCCTGGAGGACAAGCTGGGCATCTACACCAAAGTGTCCAACTACAACGAGTGGATGGACAGAGTGCGTGGGGACTGGGACCGAAGTAACACTGCACCTCTGTAA
- the saga gene encoding S-arrestin a: protein MSPKNVVFKKICKDKSVGVYMGKRDFVDRVDSVDPVDGVILIDPEALQGRKVFVTLSCTFRYGRDDMDVMGIVFRRELYLSTRQVYPPLQDLEKGIHTRTQARLLRKLGDNAYPFFFEFPDNLPCSVALQPAPHDVGKQCAVEFEIQAFSAESQDAKIRKRSSVKLMLRKVQYAPEGPGGPAPSVETTRDFVMSDKPLHVKASLDKELYYHGECVKVHVSVTNSSNKNIKNIIVSVDQVSTVVLYSNDSYVKSVAIEEYGDSVPAGGTLDKVYTLLPLLANNRERRGIALDGKLKHEDTNLASSSIIKEGVLKEVMGIMVSYRVMVKLIVGGMMGSSEVGLEVPFRLMHPKPDAVKESEMEEEMVFQEFKRSYLKGIVGEDEDEEGNVSGGDDMAPKEK from the exons ATGAGTCCAAAAAACGTTGTTTTCAAGAAGATCTGCAAGGATAAGTCG GTCGGAGTCTACATGGGGAAGAGAGATTTTGTCGACCGCGTTGACTCGGTGGATCCAGTCG ATGGCGTCATCCTCATCGATCCTGAGGCTCTGCAGGGGCGGAAAG TGTTCGTCACCTTGTCCTGCACGTTCCGCTATGGCAGAGACGACATGGATGTGATGGGGATCGTCTTCCGCAGGGAGCTGTACCTGTCCACCCGTCAGGTGTACCCGCCTCTGCAGGACCTGGAGAAAGGAATCCACACCAGGACACAGGCCCGGCTGCTGCGCAAACTGGGAGACAACGCTTACCCCTTCTTCTTCGAG TTTCCAGACAACCTGCCTTGCTCAGTGGCTCTGCAGCCAGCACCCCACGATGTGGGCAAG CAATGTGCCGTGGAGTTTGAGATCCAAGCGTTTAGCGCTGAGAGCCAGGACGCTAAAATACGCAAACG AAGCTCAGTGAAGCTGATGCTCCGGAAGGTGCAGTACGCCCCGGAGGGCCCAGGAGGTCCAGCACCCTCTGTGGAAACCACCAGGGACTTTGTCATGTCCGACAAACCGCTGCATGTCAAGGCCAGTCTGGACAAAGAG CTGTACTACCATGGGGAGTGTGTCAAAGTGCACGTCAGCGTCACAAACAGCTCCAACAAGAACATCAAGAACATCATAGTCTCTG TGGATCAGGTCTCCACGGTGGTCTTATACTCCAACGACAGCTACGTCAAATCTGTGGCCATCGAGGAATACGG TGATTCGGTGCCTGCTGGAGGGACGCTGGACAAAGTCTACacgctgctgcctctgctggccaacaacagggagaggagaggcatCGCCCTGGACGGCAAGCTGAAGCACGAAGACACCAACCTGGCGTCATCCAGCAT TATCAAGGAGGGCGTGCTGAAGGAGGTGATGGGAATCATGGTTTCATACAGAGTCATGGTGAAGCTCATCGTTGGagg AATGATGGGATCAAG tgaggtCGGTTTGGAAGTTCCCTTCAGACTGATGCATCCTAAACCTGATGCAG TGAAGGAGAG tgagatggaggaggagatggtgtTCCAGGAGTTCAAGCGCTCCTACCTGAAGGGGATCGTCGGTGAGGACGAAGACGAGGAGGGAAACGTGTCGGGCGGAGATGACATGGCGCCCAAAGAGAAGTAG
- the LOC115058363 gene encoding inner ear-specific collagen-like produces MLLFFQMSLRLLGLLVSSCLCSAMFQPKPDQKESSEEYGSASDPNTYHWPGGTDERSSSGSSEETSPWSPVSRGGPRPVLPPPPWPSNENMTSGLEKPRILTFDDPFLCDRLMNAPVPPAVDQIPFFCMCSYCKGSGGAKGDRGDRGPPGAPGSPGMRGMTGFKGRVGFTGLQGMKGQKGDMGQKGQTGPFGFTGSKGERGLKGEKGDRGLLGPPGEQGPQGESGTCPASCESVEGPPGVQGPPGPAGARGLPGVKGAMGPNGMMGDKGDMGRPGDPGVSGEKGDRGETGECECSDGMNGSRGLTGEKGAKGDKGDMGVQGVRGLVGPKGNQGDMGLIGQPGPCSPAIQSAFSACVNESFPQENMPIPFPHVVTNRQGHFNPLKGMYMAPVNGTYVFSFNLAVAFRTLKVGLFVNLYPLIRMTEGTSQATASQSLVLHLYRGDQVWLQVKNTLTNGIFTDSESSSTFSGYLLYPDTCEFPLGRDHHHHVRVYQEGDFSWDGPPPPPPPPPTATTAQP; encoded by the exons ATGCTCCTCTTCTTCCAGATGTCGCTGAGGCTGCTGGGACTCCTCGTCTCGTCCTGCCTCTGCTCGGCGATGTTTCAACCGAAACCAGATCAGAAGGAGTCCAGTGAAGAGTACGGCTCCGCCTCGGACCCCAACACCTACCACTGGCCCGGCGGCACGGACGAGAGGAGCTCTTCTGGGTCGTCTGAGGAAACCTCTCCCTGGTCACCGGTGTCTCGTGGTGGCCCCCGGCCGGTGCTGCCCCCCCCGCCGTGGCCGTCCAACGAGAACATGACCAGTGGCCTGGAGAAGCCCAGGATCCTGACCTTCGATGACCcatttctgtgtgacaggctgATGAACGCACCTGTTCCACCTGCTGTTGATCAGATTCCCTTTTTCTGCATGTGTTCGTACTGTAAAGGCAGCGGGGGGGCCAAAGGGGACCGTGGAGACCGGGGCCCTCCAG GTGCTCCGGGGAGTCCTGGAATGAGAGGAATGACCGGATTCAAAGGTCGAGTTGGATTCACAGGCCTTCAAGGAATGAAGG GTCAGAAGGGCGACATGGGGCAGAAAGGGCAGACCGGTCCGTTTGGTTTTACCGGGTCAAAGGGCGAGCGGGGCCTAAAAG gggAGAAGGGGGACAGAGGACTGCTCGGGCCCCCGGGTGAGCAGGGCCCCCAGGGAGAATCTGGCACATGTCCCGCCTCCTGTGAGAGTGTGGAGGGTCCACCGGGTGTCCAAGGCCCACCCGGACCAGCTGGAGCCCGGGGCTTGCCTGGGGTAAAGGGAGCTATGGGGCCGAACGGCATGATGGGTGATAAAGGTGACATGGGCAGACCCGGTGACCCCGGGGTGAGTGGTGAGAAGGGAGATCGAGGTGAGACGGGGGAATGCGAGTGCTCCGATGGGATGAATGGCAGCCGCGGGCTGACAGGAGAAAAGGGGGCTAAAGGGGACAAAGGCGACATGGGTGTCCAAGGTGTTCGGGGGCTGGTGGGGCCAAAAGGCAACCAGGGCGACATGGGGCTGATCGGCCAGCCCGGTCCCTGCTCCCCAGCTATCCAATCAGCATTCTCAGCGTGTGTCAACGAGTCCTTTCCTCAAGAGAACATGCCCATTCCGTTCCCACACGTCGTGACCAATCGGCAAGGACACTTCAACCCCCTGAAGGGAATGTACATGGCCCCCGTCAACGGCACCTACGTCTTCTCCTTCAACCTGGCGGTCGCCTTCAGGACGCTGAAGGTTGGCCTGTTCGTCAACCTCTACCCTCTGATCAGAATGACAGAAGGAACCAGCCAGGCCACCGCCAGCCAGAGCCTCGTCCTCCACCTGTACCGAGGAGACCAGGTGTGGCTGCAGGTGAAGAATACGCTCACCAACGGCATTTTCACCGACAGCGAGAGCAGCAGCACGTTCTCCGGGTACCTGCTGTACCCCGACACCTGTGAATTTCCTCTGGGACGAGATCACCATCATCATGTCAGGGTGTATCAGGAGGGAGACTTTAGCTGGGATggtcctcctccccctcctccccctcctcccaccgCCACCACCGCCCAGCCATAG